A section of the Rubrobacter naiadicus genome encodes:
- a CDS encoding RidA family protein, with amino-acid sequence MTVTPHEKLRELGYELPEVPVPAGSYVPAVRSGNLVFTAGQLPFREGELRVRGKVGAEVSVEEAREEARICALNALAAAAERAGGLEKISRIVRVGGFVASAPGFDRQPEVLNGASELLGALFGEAGTHVRTAVGVSELPLGSPVEVELVVEIADQPRTA; translated from the coding sequence CGAGGTCCCCGTCCCGGCCGGTTCCTACGTCCCGGCCGTGCGTTCCGGAAACCTGGTCTTCACCGCCGGGCAGCTCCCCTTCCGGGAAGGCGAACTCCGTGTCCGGGGCAAGGTGGGCGCGGAGGTGAGCGTCGAGGAGGCTCGAGAGGAAGCACGGATCTGCGCCCTCAACGCCCTCGCCGCGGCGGCGGAACGTGCCGGGGGCCTGGAGAAGATCTCGCGCATCGTGCGCGTGGGCGGTTTCGTGGCCTCCGCTCCGGGCTTCGACCGTCAGCCCGAGGTGCTGAACGGGGCCTCTGAGCTACTGGGCGCGCTCTTCGGCGAGGCGGGCACCCACGTCCGGACGGCCGTCGGTGTCTCGGAGCTCCCGCTCGGCTCCCCGGTCGAGGTGGAACTCGTCGTGGAGATAGCCGACCAGCCGCGCACGGCCTAG